The Geitlerinema sp. PCC 9228 genome has a segment encoding these proteins:
- a CDS encoding DUF4335 domain-containing protein, which translates to MSNQLWRSYHLPTCTLELCHKLPRWPAGNRDLAKRRFRLLWHGEEETEASHQSLGEIAGNYQQLEALREATNTYIQDLLESTPETYNATLLAGVATATAFQPTTTATPEPPESASATTTSGSAATLVQSSPWEKTIYFQSMAGLCHQLHLGPLATETTGDSMVLTTLQLFDLVAACDRYASDKQQRHQIPIHPTKLKNIPQWAQMAALLVVTAGVTATVMETLERRSQPSPEMASTPEETTASPETTVSPSPTARLPSNIEEVPLPPDQELSSRQQQTSPETAASPSPSPSPSPNNEAATGDTSTPPPPPPGATSTPPPPKTGDDLPATDVRTTPISPLPSNDTATRSTQPTPTPTATPSPMTTPTPGEETAADRNSPTALAPPPNASENTAEETANLPQVREAQEYFQSQWQGNPDLEETLQYSLLLDPDGTVKYMRPLSNISGQYIDRTGMPLMGESLVSPLPSGQQMRIRVVLQPSGEVKVFSE; encoded by the coding sequence ATGAGCAACCAACTCTGGCGCAGTTATCACTTGCCAACCTGTACCTTAGAACTTTGCCACAAACTTCCTCGCTGGCCGGCGGGAAATCGGGATTTGGCCAAGCGACGTTTTCGATTGCTATGGCATGGTGAAGAAGAAACAGAGGCATCCCACCAATCCCTTGGGGAAATTGCTGGCAATTACCAGCAGTTAGAAGCTTTGCGTGAAGCCACCAATACCTACATACAAGATTTGCTGGAAAGTACGCCGGAAACTTATAACGCCACGCTGCTGGCTGGGGTAGCTACGGCGACTGCATTCCAACCAACCACCACCGCAACCCCCGAACCACCGGAGTCTGCTTCAGCAACGACAACTTCCGGTTCTGCCGCTACACTCGTCCAATCTTCCCCCTGGGAAAAAACCATTTACTTCCAATCCATGGCTGGTTTGTGCCACCAGTTGCATTTGGGACCTTTAGCCACTGAAACCACAGGAGATAGCATGGTCCTAACCACCCTGCAACTGTTTGATTTGGTGGCAGCGTGCGATCGCTATGCCAGCGACAAACAGCAACGCCACCAAATTCCCATTCACCCTACCAAGCTGAAAAACATCCCCCAGTGGGCGCAAATGGCTGCTTTGCTGGTGGTAACGGCGGGGGTAACGGCAACGGTGATGGAAACTCTAGAAAGGCGATCGCAACCTTCGCCAGAAATGGCTTCCACCCCTGAAGAAACAACGGCTTCCCCCGAAACAACTGTTTCCCCATCGCCTACCGCCAGATTACCTTCCAACATTGAGGAAGTTCCTCTCCCACCAGACCAAGAACTATCTTCAAGGCAGCAACAAACATCGCCAGAAACCGCGGCTTCTCCTTCTCCCTCTCCCTCTCCCTCTCCCAACAACGAAGCGGCAACTGGCGATACATCCACACCACCGCCGCCACCACCAGGAGCAACTTCAACCCCGCCACCGCCAAAAACCGGCGATGATTTACCAGCGACGGATGTACGGACAACTCCCATTTCGCCGCTACCCAGCAACGATACGGCTACTCGCTCCACCCAACCGACGCCGACACCGACGGCAACCCCATCGCCTATGACTACGCCAACGCCTGGGGAGGAAACGGCAGCGGATCGCAATTCGCCCACTGCTCTAGCGCCCCCCCCAAATGCTTCGGAAAACACGGCAGAGGAAACGGCTAACTTGCCTCAGGTTCGCGAAGCCCAAGAGTACTTCCAATCCCAGTGGCAGGGCAACCCGGATTTGGAAGAAACGTTGCAGTATAGTTTGTTGTTAGACCCGGATGGTACGGTGAAATACATGCGCCCTCTTAGCAATATTTCTGGTCAGTATATCGATCGCACGGGCATGCCGTTAATGGGAGAATCGTTGGTGTCGCCCTTACCTTCAGGACAACAAATGAGGATTCGCGTGGTTTTGCAACCCAGCGGTGAGG
- a CDS encoding DUF3038 domain-containing protein, with translation MQPQATSKKSDRCFPGKTVKTAAILDASNSQQLPLPKKKSAQELAWDNMKAQLDLLLLGLESLVQITSEEILEAATKLQLDELLANRVVLWRLRQSSPLRQGKGGRKKLDIEEARSLVLIVCYLAQNHADAIRQAMTLLQQAATEQKLPHQYSILGDYLDAFTNSYQERMQNSDDTGGTDPANHRADSLEQLALKLLVDLFFYSTPNGHRRLWLTLLDRSLEG, from the coding sequence ATGCAGCCTCAAGCTACTTCCAAAAAAAGCGATCGCTGTTTCCCTGGCAAAACGGTCAAAACCGCAGCGATTCTAGACGCTAGCAACAGCCAGCAACTCCCCCTACCGAAAAAAAAATCCGCCCAAGAACTAGCCTGGGATAACATGAAAGCCCAGTTGGATTTGCTGCTACTGGGATTGGAATCGCTGGTCCAAATTACCTCCGAAGAAATTCTGGAAGCAGCGACGAAACTACAGCTAGACGAGTTACTAGCCAACCGGGTCGTTTTGTGGCGGTTGCGCCAATCGAGTCCTTTACGCCAGGGCAAAGGAGGGCGCAAAAAATTAGATATCGAGGAAGCCAGGTCGCTGGTGTTGATTGTTTGCTATCTCGCTCAAAACCATGCCGACGCCATCCGCCAAGCCATGACGCTGCTACAACAAGCAGCAACCGAACAAAAACTGCCCCACCAGTACTCTATTTTGGGAGATTATCTGGATGCTTTTACCAACAGCTATCAAGAACGCATGCAAAATAGCGATGACACCGGCGGTACCGATCCTGCAAACCATCGGGCAGATTCTCTCGAACAGTTAGCTCTAAAATTATTAGTAGATTTATTTTTCTACAGTACGCCCAACGGTCACCGCCGCCTCTGGTTAACTCTCCTCGATCGCTCTTTAGAAGGATAG